The following nucleotide sequence is from Mangifera indica cultivar Alphonso chromosome 1, CATAS_Mindica_2.1, whole genome shotgun sequence.
GTTTGAGATCTTTTTAACCCAGATCTGATATTAggatttatttgtgtttgggGAAGAGAGATATAGAGTAAACTGAACAAAgctgtatataattttttttgggttattatTTAGGTTGATTTGAACCTGAAAGTGTGTAGAGGGACATCAGTGAAGCGAATTCTGGTAAGAGAAGCGAAATCATATGGTGCGGCTAAGCTAATTGTGGGGACTTCAAAGGCTCATCATCCAATTCGCTCATCGGCCTATGTTGCTAAGTACTGTgcaaaaaaattaccaaaaagtTTCTGGGTTTTTGCTGTTGATAATGGCAAAATATTGTTCCAGAGAGAAGGAAATTATACTGAAATGGATAGTTTGCAAGGTTTGTTTTGTTCTGCTTCTGGGTTTGTTTTATAAGTCAGTTTTGATATAAGAGTAAAACTTGTAGTTTTCTTTTAGCTCTTTGTCGAGGTTTTGGTTGATTTGTCTGATCAAGTTTTGCTGGGTTGATGTCAGATGGTAATCAACAGAAAGATCGATCAGTTCATACATCGTTAAGTGAGAAGGTGAAAGTTTTAATTGATGAAAATGTTGAAGAGAAATCTTGTAAACAATGTCGAGGCTTCTTGTATAAATCAGGTTCACGTTTTAAGAAGAGAACCCTGAATAAGAATTGTACTTCTTCTGATTCAAAGACAAGTTGGGCTGAGGAGTCCTTGGGGGATAGCAATGAGGATAATTCATTGGCATTGGTACCTTATCAAAGCAATGAGGTAGCTATGAGTTTGAATTCCTTGGCTGTTCAAGAATTGCCTCAGTCGAAACAGGGTTGGTCATTGCTTCATCGTGTGTTTTTCCCCAAACAGCAGCACTTGGAGAAATCTTCTGAGAACAAGACATCTTTGATTCAGTGGGTACTGAGACTTCCAAGCCAGTATACTTCTGCTGTTGTCTATCCTGATCATAGACAGAGTCAGTCTGTTAGCACAGATGAGGTTCCTCATTCTATGTTGGATGGGGAAAGTGGTGCGATTGTGCCTTTTAATAATGAGGCTACCCCTCTTCTTTCACTATTTCATGGATTTCCTAAAGAGTTGGATAATTTACAGGAGAGATTCTCATCCACATGTAGATTGTTCAGCTACAAGGAACTTTTGTTGGCTACATCTGATTTCCATCctggtttgttttctttctcaAGTATCTATCCTGGTTTTTGAGTGCAGCTTCAGTTTTGatctatttcataatttttatatttttaatattatttttagataaTATGGTTGGTAAAGGTGGGCATAGTTATGTTTATAGAGGGTCTCTTCCAGACGGCAAGGAAGTAGCTGTGAAAATCTTGAAGCCATCAGAGGATGTGTTGAGAGAGTTTGTTTCAGAGATTGAGATAATTACATCTTTACACAACAAGAATATAATCTCCTTATTTGGATTCTGTTCTGAGGACAATAAATTATTCTTGGTTTATGATTTCCTGTCAAGAGGAAGCCTCGAAGAAAGCCTTCATGGTAAATTTTTTGTTCTGGTGTTTATTCCTAGGATTGGAAAATTGCATTATTTATGCTATCTACATACCTGCCTTCTAATTCAGGTAATAAGAAGGATGCGAAAGAATTTGGTTGGAATGAGAGATATAAGGTGGCCGTGGGTGTAGCTGAGGCACTGGACTATCTACACAATAGTTGTGACCAACCAGTCGTTCACAAGGATGTGAAATCTTCTAACATTCTTctattggatgattttgaaccacagGTGTtgtatgttaaataattgtgcAAAATGGTGCCTCTGGTAATTAGCTGAGGCCAATTTAAACTAACTACACTACTTTTGGTTCTTCAGCTGTCTGATTTTGGACTTGCCAGCTGGGCTTCAGCTTCCTTGCCGTATTTAAGTTGTACAGATGTTGCAGGAACCTTTGGGTGTGTAATTTGTTCTTTAACTTAGTTCTTTTCCATGTACAGATATGACTAATAACATGTTCTCTTGCTGTTATTTGGCCCCAGAAAATTAGTCTCTCCCACTTGCAGATATGATTTGTAAAATACTTATTCTCTTGCAGTTACTTGGCCCCGGAATATTTCATGCATGGAAAAGTGAGTGACAAAATTGATGTCTATGCTTTTGGTGTTGTGCTTCTGGAGCTTCTTTCTGGTAGAAAGCCGATTAACAGAGAAAACTCAAGGGGTGAGGAAAGCCTTGTTATG
It contains:
- the LOC123228129 gene encoding probable receptor-like protein kinase At5g59700 isoform X1, producing the protein MRMLSEDGEVSGDGKVGPLVVVGVKFDAESRELLTWALVKVARPGDRIVALHVLDRVTESTCSLISLVKTFDSMLSVYEGFCNLKQVDLNLKVCRGTSVKRILVREAKSYGAAKLIVGTSKAHHPIRSSAYVAKYCAKKLPKSFWVFAVDNGKILFQREGNYTEMDSLQDGNQQKDRSVHTSLSEKVKVLIDENVEEKSCKQCRGFLYKSGSRFKKRTLNKNCTSSDSKTSWAEESLGDSNEDNSLALVPYQSNEVAMSLNSLAVQELPQSKQGWSLLHRVFFPKQQHLEKSSENKTSLIQWVLRLPSQYTSAVVYPDHRQSQSVSTDEVPHSMLDGESGAIVPFNNEATPLLSLFHGFPKELDNLQERFSSTCRLFSYKELLLATSDFHPDNMVGKGGHSYVYRGSLPDGKEVAVKILKPSEDVLREFVSEIEIITSLHNKNIISLFGFCSEDNKLFLVYDFLSRGSLEESLHGNKKDAKEFGWNERYKVAVGVAEALDYLHNSCDQPVVHKDVKSSNILLLDDFEPQLSDFGLASWASASLPYLSCTDVAGTFGYLAPEYFMHGKVSDKIDVYAFGVVLLELLSGRKPINRENSRGEESLVMWAKPILKIGKFSQLLDPSLDQDFDNDQIERMVLAATLCIIRAPTLRPQINLVLKLLQGNEQATIWARQQVGALEELDVIDGEAFPNNIQSHLNLALLDVDDYTLSIGSTEQTVSIEDYLQGRWSRTSSFD
- the LOC123228129 gene encoding proline-rich receptor-like protein kinase PERK2 isoform X2, whose amino-acid sequence is MLSVYEGFCNLKQVDLNLKVCRGTSVKRILVREAKSYGAAKLIVGTSKAHHPIRSSAYVAKYCAKKLPKSFWVFAVDNGKILFQREGNYTEMDSLQDGNQQKDRSVHTSLSEKVKVLIDENVEEKSCKQCRGFLYKSGSRFKKRTLNKNCTSSDSKTSWAEESLGDSNEDNSLALVPYQSNEVAMSLNSLAVQELPQSKQGWSLLHRVFFPKQQHLEKSSENKTSLIQWVLRLPSQYTSAVVYPDHRQSQSVSTDEVPHSMLDGESGAIVPFNNEATPLLSLFHGFPKELDNLQERFSSTCRLFSYKELLLATSDFHPDNMVGKGGHSYVYRGSLPDGKEVAVKILKPSEDVLREFVSEIEIITSLHNKNIISLFGFCSEDNKLFLVYDFLSRGSLEESLHGNKKDAKEFGWNERYKVAVGVAEALDYLHNSCDQPVVHKDVKSSNILLLDDFEPQLSDFGLASWASASLPYLSCTDVAGTFGYLAPEYFMHGKVSDKIDVYAFGVVLLELLSGRKPINRENSRGEESLVMWAKPILKIGKFSQLLDPSLDQDFDNDQIERMVLAATLCIIRAPTLRPQINLVLKLLQGNEQATIWARQQVGALEELDVIDGEAFPNNIQSHLNLALLDVDDYTLSIGSTEQTVSIEDYLQGRWSRTSSFD